The Anaerohalosphaeraceae bacterium genome has a window encoding:
- a CDS encoding RluA family pseudouridine synthase: MDEEYPLSENISESETDELTEQSDDAEELVGERLRFRVGSNLKFRRLDKYLCGRFSNFSRTRLQKLIKEQGVNVNGRPAKPSYQLRAGDEIDLILPPRPIRELIPENIPLDVLYEDEYLIVINKQADLIVHPARGYKHGTLVNALVYHYQKLSKGSDDWRPGIVHRLDRNTTGVLVVAKDDTSHWKLSRQFADRKTRKTYLAIVHGTPALRADCINQPLGVHPFIREKFAIRPDIGKEAITIYEVLEAFRGYSLLKLDLKTGRTHQIRVHLSWMKHPIVADDLYGGKVVYPWQIEDRQPAPESPLMARTALHAWRLELTHPATGEPMTFEAPLPADMQTFLDALRKYRRIDA; this comes from the coding sequence ATGGACGAGGAATATCCTCTTTCAGAAAACATCTCCGAATCGGAGACAGACGAGCTAACCGAACAGTCGGACGACGCGGAAGAGCTGGTCGGAGAGCGCCTTCGGTTTCGCGTGGGTTCGAATCTGAAGTTTCGCCGGCTGGATAAGTATCTGTGCGGGCGATTCAGTAATTTCAGCCGCACCCGCCTGCAGAAACTCATCAAAGAACAGGGAGTCAATGTCAACGGCCGGCCCGCCAAACCCAGCTATCAGCTTCGAGCCGGCGATGAAATCGATTTGATTCTGCCGCCGCGGCCCATCCGCGAGCTGATTCCGGAGAATATTCCGCTGGATGTGCTCTATGAAGATGAATATCTGATTGTGATTAACAAGCAGGCCGATCTGATTGTCCATCCCGCCCGCGGCTACAAACACGGCACACTCGTTAACGCCCTGGTCTATCACTATCAGAAACTCTCCAAAGGCAGTGATGACTGGCGGCCGGGCATCGTTCATCGCCTCGACCGCAACACCACCGGCGTTCTGGTTGTGGCCAAAGACGACACGTCCCACTGGAAACTGTCCCGCCAGTTTGCCGACCGAAAGACCCGCAAGACCTACCTGGCCATTGTGCACGGCACGCCGGCCCTGCGGGCCGACTGCATCAACCAGCCGCTCGGCGTGCATCCATTTATCCGGGAGAAGTTTGCCATCCGCCCGGACATCGGCAAAGAAGCGATAACAATCTACGAAGTGCTGGAGGCCTTTCGCGGGTACAGTCTGCTCAAACTCGATTTAAAAACCGGCCGCACCCACCAGATTCGCGTGCATCTGTCCTGGATGAAGCACCCGATTGTGGCCGATGACCTTTACGGCGGCAAGGTCGTCTATCCCTGGCAGATTGAAGACCGCCAGCCGGCGCCGGAAAGCCCGCTGATGGCCCGCACGGCCCTCCACGCCTGGAGACTGGAACTGACACACCCGGCCACGGGTGAGCCGATGACCTTTGAGGCCCCGCTGCCGGCGGATATGCAGACCTTCCTTGATGCCCTCCGAAAATACCGCCGAATAGATGCCTAA